A region from the Chitinophaga sp. Cy-1792 genome encodes:
- a CDS encoding dihydrofolate reductase family protein, giving the protein MRKLVSFQFITLNGYFEDAAASTAWAIQSMEQRDYALNNMEAENILLFGRITYEHMIAWWPTNAAIKQDPEMAAGMNNAEKIVFSNTLKNVSWQNTRVVGGDITEEIRRLKNTPGKNLCLLGSGSILTLFAAHDLVDEFQLMINPVALGNGHSIFKGLAQQLNLQLLSSKVFSNGVVVLTYIPVRK; this is encoded by the coding sequence ATGAGAAAGCTGGTTTCTTTTCAGTTTATTACCCTCAACGGTTATTTCGAAGACGCTGCCGCCAGTACGGCCTGGGCAATCCAAAGTATGGAACAACGGGACTATGCACTGAATAATATGGAGGCAGAAAATATACTGCTATTCGGCCGCATCACCTACGAACATATGATTGCCTGGTGGCCGACGAATGCCGCCATTAAACAGGATCCGGAAATGGCAGCCGGCATGAACAATGCAGAGAAAATTGTTTTTTCCAACACGCTTAAAAATGTTAGCTGGCAAAATACACGTGTTGTCGGCGGTGATATCACCGAAGAAATACGACGACTGAAAAATACACCAGGAAAGAATCTTTGTCTGCTCGGCAGCGGAAGCATCCTTACACTTTTTGCTGCGCATGATCTGGTAGATGAATTTCAGCTGATGATCAACCCGGTGGCGCTGGGCAATGGCCATAGCATCTTTAAGGGGCTGGCCCAACAGCTCAACCTGCAGTTGCTGTCGTCCAAAGTGTTTTCAAATGGGGTGGTTGTGCTAACGTATATACCCGTACGTAAATAA
- a CDS encoding SDR family NAD(P)-dependent oxidoreductase has protein sequence MKRLENKVAVITGGAGSIGQTTAKLFIDEGAKVVLVDLDEAALKKATDTLGPNAAYVTANVTVAADVEKYAKEAVKKFGKIDIFFNNAGIEGAVAPVTEFPEDVWDKVMAVNVKGVFLGCKYVLPQMNDGASMIITSSVAGLGGSANFVAYVASKHATIGIMRTVALEAAARKIRVNTIHPSPVNNRMMRSIEEGYEPGKGAEVQKELAAQIPLGRYAEPVEIAKLVLFLGSDDSQFITGAQYVIDGGQNAK, from the coding sequence ATGAAAAGACTGGAAAACAAGGTTGCCGTTATAACCGGCGGCGCAGGAAGCATCGGACAAACAACAGCAAAATTATTTATTGACGAAGGCGCAAAAGTGGTGCTGGTCGACCTCGACGAAGCCGCACTGAAAAAAGCTACTGACACACTTGGCCCCAATGCCGCCTATGTGACCGCAAATGTTACCGTGGCAGCTGACGTGGAGAAATACGCCAAAGAAGCCGTAAAGAAATTCGGGAAGATTGATATCTTCTTTAACAACGCCGGCATAGAAGGGGCGGTAGCCCCCGTAACGGAATTCCCGGAAGATGTCTGGGATAAAGTAATGGCGGTGAACGTGAAAGGCGTTTTCCTGGGCTGTAAATATGTATTGCCACAGATGAACGATGGCGCCAGCATGATCATTACATCTTCTGTAGCCGGACTCGGTGGTTCTGCCAATTTCGTGGCCTATGTGGCCTCAAAACACGCTACTATCGGGATTATGCGCACTGTAGCGCTCGAAGCGGCAGCCAGGAAAATCCGCGTAAATACTATTCACCCATCGCCGGTAAATAACAGGATGATGCGTAGCATCGAAGAAGGCTACGAACCTGGTAAAGGTGCGGAAGTACAGAAAGAACTCGCTGCACAAATTCCACTGGGCCGCTACGCGGAACCGGTAGAAATTGCAAAGCTGGTTCTGTTCCTCGGTTCCGACGACAGCCAGTTCATCACCGGCGCCCAATACGTTATTGACGGCGGCCAGAATGCCAAATAG
- a CDS encoding YXWGXW repeat-containing protein yields MRRILVTSFIIALLSLGINEVNAQVSVGVSIHVGPPALPIYTQPMCPGDGYMWTPGYWAYGPDGYYWVPGAWVMPPRPRLLWTPGYWGFVGGVYAWHAGYWGPHIGFYGGINYGFGYGGVGFEGGMWRGNVYHYNTACANINTTVVHNTYVRNVTVINNNTTINNNRTSYNGEGGVTARPNRNEEMAAREERVAPTQAQVSRENTAMQQRAQPMNNNNNRVMANNNTHDRATNVQGNHMSPGAGNNTANNFASHNAGNNEPHNSFNGQQQQHDMRVQRNNEGRAPQQHQQQAMRMQRGGGGGPRGGGGEARAHHERMHRG; encoded by the coding sequence ATGCGAAGAATCTTAGTTACATCCTTCATTATAGCATTACTATCATTGGGAATCAATGAAGTAAATGCACAGGTAAGTGTAGGCGTGTCCATTCATGTGGGTCCACCGGCATTACCGATCTATACACAGCCTATGTGTCCGGGCGATGGTTATATGTGGACGCCAGGCTATTGGGCTTATGGGCCTGACGGTTATTACTGGGTACCGGGAGCCTGGGTAATGCCTCCAAGGCCGCGGTTATTATGGACACCTGGTTACTGGGGATTTGTGGGCGGCGTTTATGCCTGGCATGCCGGATACTGGGGACCTCATATTGGCTTCTACGGCGGTATCAACTATGGCTTTGGTTATGGAGGGGTAGGTTTTGAAGGTGGTATGTGGCGTGGCAATGTATATCATTACAATACTGCCTGCGCCAATATAAACACTACTGTCGTTCACAACACTTATGTCAGAAATGTGACGGTGATCAACAACAATACCACCATCAACAATAACCGCACAAGTTATAACGGAGAGGGCGGCGTTACAGCCAGGCCAAACCGCAATGAGGAAATGGCGGCCCGTGAGGAAAGAGTGGCACCTACGCAGGCACAGGTTTCACGCGAAAACACTGCCATGCAGCAACGTGCACAGCCGATGAACAATAACAACAACCGGGTGATGGCAAATAACAATACCCACGATCGGGCAACGAATGTACAAGGTAATCATATGTCGCCAGGTGCAGGCAATAACACGGCAAATAACTTTGCCAGTCACAATGCCGGCAACAACGAGCCACACAATTCATTTAACGGGCAACAGCAGCAGCATGACATGAGGGTGCAGCGCAACAACGAAGGCAGAGCGCCACAGCAGCACCAGCAGCAGGCCATGCGTATGCAGCGCGGCGGTGGCGGCGGACCTCGTGGTGGCGGCGGTGAAGCCAGAGCCCATCACGAACGTATGCACCGAGGCTAG
- a CDS encoding dihydrofolate reductase family protein codes for MKNLWLFAHISLDGMAAGPNGEMDWIHVDEEIFDYVHSWVSQTTTALYGRNTYKMMESYWPTAGDKPNASRHDKEHSAWYMKAKKYVLSNSMAPDDYGNVHIINGDIVPGIQEMKASADTDIILFGSPGAGHSLLKHDLIDGFMLFVNPKIIGPGIPVFEHQQKLNLQMKGAHTFNSGVVALRYHK; via the coding sequence ATGAAAAATCTCTGGCTATTTGCACATATCTCCCTCGACGGGATGGCAGCAGGCCCCAATGGTGAAATGGACTGGATCCATGTTGATGAGGAAATCTTTGATTATGTGCATTCATGGGTGAGTCAAACCACCACTGCGCTTTATGGCCGCAATACCTACAAAATGATGGAATCCTACTGGCCAACAGCCGGCGACAAGCCTAATGCCTCCCGCCACGACAAGGAACATTCCGCCTGGTATATGAAGGCTAAGAAATATGTCCTTTCCAATTCCATGGCGCCGGATGATTATGGTAATGTACACATCATCAATGGTGACATTGTACCAGGTATCCAGGAAATGAAAGCATCTGCCGATACTGATATCATTTTATTCGGTAGTCCGGGTGCCGGCCATTCGCTCCTGAAACATGACCTGATCGATGGCTTTATGTTATTCGTTAACCCGAAAATCATCGGCCCGGGTATTCCTGTTTTTGAGCATCAGCAAAAACTGAACCTGCAAATGAAGGGTGCGCATACCTTTAATAGTGGCGTTGTTGCCTTACGGTATCACAAGTAA
- a CDS encoding nuclear transport factor 2 family protein gives MESTQKQQVRALLKAIETGAAEPVQCINPQHYKQHNLSAADGLSGFGQYLQQLPPKSAKVDTVRVFQDDEYVFAHTIYDFFGPKIGFDIFRFEDGYITEHWDNLQKTPALTNPSGHSMTDGSTELKDLDKTATNKDLVQHFVEEVLIGGTMDKLPRYFNGDTYIQHNPGIPDNLSGLQRAFTDWASHGVTMHYDRIHKVLGEGNFVLVVSEGDMDHAHSAFFDLFRVEDGKIAEHWDTIQDIPHKNFWKNDNGKF, from the coding sequence ATGGAAAGCACCCAGAAACAACAGGTCAGAGCATTACTGAAAGCTATTGAAACCGGCGCTGCCGAACCTGTTCAATGCATCAATCCGCAACATTACAAGCAACATAATCTCAGCGCTGCCGATGGCCTCAGTGGCTTTGGTCAGTATTTACAGCAACTTCCTCCGAAATCTGCAAAGGTAGATACCGTAAGGGTTTTCCAGGATGATGAATATGTATTTGCCCATACCATCTATGATTTTTTCGGGCCAAAAATAGGCTTCGATATCTTCCGGTTTGAAGATGGTTATATCACAGAACATTGGGATAACTTACAAAAAACACCTGCACTTACAAACCCGAGCGGTCATAGCATGACAGATGGCAGTACAGAGCTGAAAGACCTCGACAAAACCGCCACCAATAAAGATCTCGTGCAGCACTTCGTAGAAGAGGTGCTTATCGGCGGCACTATGGACAAGCTCCCCCGCTATTTCAACGGTGATACCTACATACAGCATAACCCCGGTATCCCGGATAATTTATCCGGGTTACAACGCGCATTTACAGACTGGGCGAGTCATGGTGTTACCATGCATTACGACCGTATCCATAAAGTATTGGGTGAAGGCAATTTTGTGCTGGTTGTCAGTGAAGGAGATATGGACCATGCACATAGTGCATTCTTCGATCTCTTCCGGGTGGAGGATGGTAAAATCGCTGAACACTGGGATACTATACAGGATATTCCGCATAAGAATTTCTGGAAAAATGATAACGGGAAATTCTGA